In one window of Fibrobacter sp. UWH4 DNA:
- a CDS encoding FISUMP domain-containing protein, giving the protein MTRILLLFATILVAWGCSQDDISIKPVETKIKTVFDPAEIEYGSIVDSRDGQLYKTVNINGRWWMAQNLNYAADSTYCYDDEPDSCTVYGRLYPWTVAMDLDSAYNKLNATYDDKIKGSHQGICPEGWHLPSEKEWKEMIDYADSHNGNEGASASMRAKYGWIADETYEINYIDRFGFAGLPAGARANKEMRKSDCNHSYGYETNIYCGVGEEAFFWTSTERIDYRNDSERALYFFLHGLQNGDFQTSDWGEFTKRAALSVRCVK; this is encoded by the coding sequence ATGACTAGGATCCTGCTCCTTTTCGCAACCATTCTAGTCGCCTGGGGATGCAGCCAAGACGACATTTCGATAAAGCCCGTAGAAACCAAAATCAAAACCGTTTTCGATCCGGCCGAAATAGAATACGGTTCCATCGTAGACTCGCGCGATGGACAACTGTACAAGACCGTAAATATCAATGGACGCTGGTGGATGGCGCAAAACCTCAACTACGCCGCCGATTCCACCTACTGCTACGACGACGAACCGGATTCCTGCACCGTTTACGGCAGGCTTTATCCTTGGACCGTCGCGATGGACCTTGATTCAGCCTACAACAAACTAAACGCCACCTACGACGATAAAATCAAGGGCTCACATCAGGGAATATGCCCCGAAGGCTGGCACCTCCCCAGCGAAAAAGAATGGAAAGAGATGATCGACTACGCCGACTCTCACAACGGTAACGAGGGCGCAAGCGCAAGCATGAGGGCAAAATACGGCTGGATTGCGGACGAAACATACGAAATAAATTATATCGACAGGTTCGGTTTTGCAGGGCTCCCCGCCGGGGCGAGGGCCAATAAAGAAATGAGAAAATCCGACTGCAACCACTCCTACGGATATGAAACAAACATCTATTGCGGCGTCGGCGAAGAAGCCTTCTTCTGGACCTCTACGGAACGAATAGACTATCGGAATGACTCCGAACGCGCCCTCTATTTCTTTTTGCACGGATTACAGAACGGAGACTTCCAAACAAGTGACTGGGGTGAGTTTACAAAACGCGCGGCCCTATCCGTCAGGTGCGTGAAGTAA
- a CDS encoding HAD family phosphatase translates to MLKNYIFDLGGVILDIRMQNAYEQFMALGLPATELEKGGSVYKWMEDYQLGLLNTQEFCQQIADKCSSTTKPLDIEQAWNSICLNIAERKLNALRRLRQREGVTVSLLSNTNELHWEYCCEKWFNANGNNQADFFGHIFLSQELHLQKPDPEIFRTAIRTLNANPSETIFIDDNDENIAAASSCGLQTLHATPDIDWVESLNL, encoded by the coding sequence ATGCTCAAAAATTACATCTTTGACTTGGGCGGGGTCATTCTCGATATCCGTATGCAGAATGCATACGAGCAATTCATGGCCCTAGGGCTTCCTGCCACAGAACTCGAAAAGGGAGGTTCCGTTTACAAGTGGATGGAAGATTACCAGCTCGGCCTGTTGAACACGCAGGAATTCTGTCAGCAGATTGCAGACAAATGCTCTTCAACAACGAAGCCTCTCGATATTGAACAGGCGTGGAATTCCATCTGCCTCAATATCGCCGAACGCAAGCTGAACGCGCTCCGCCGCCTACGCCAAAGGGAAGGCGTCACCGTTTCGCTCCTGAGCAACACAAACGAACTGCACTGGGAATACTGTTGCGAGAAATGGTTCAACGCAAACGGCAACAATCAGGCTGATTTCTTCGGCCATATTTTCTTGAGTCAGGAGCTCCATTTGCAAAAGCCCGACCCAGAAATTTTCAGGACGGCGATTCGCACACTGAACGCGAACCCGAGTGAAACGATTTTCATTGACGACAATGACGAAAACATCGCAGCCGCCTCATCTTGCGGATTGCAGACACTCCACGCCACTCCCGACATCGATTGGGTAGAATCACTTAACCTCTGA
- a CDS encoding fibrobacter succinogenes major paralogous domain-containing protein, with protein MRQSLLYISILLTALLFACSESFTDPRDGQSYDIVQIGSQTWMAENLNYEIEGSACPEGDKRNCSKYGRLYTWAAAQKVCPEGWSLPDREDFEQLIVNVGGTDLASGMAVAGEKLKSTSGWFKKGNGSDEFGFNALPAGYRLGGSENATGKFDGIGGYAHLWTASETPDGLAHYLLLDFSTKAAKLSAFGKDEARSVRCVK; from the coding sequence ATGCGCCAGTCCCTTCTATACATTTCGATTCTTCTGACCGCCCTGCTTTTCGCCTGCTCCGAGTCATTCACCGACCCGCGCGACGGCCAAAGCTACGACATTGTGCAAATCGGTTCGCAGACCTGGATGGCCGAGAACCTGAATTACGAAATCGAAGGAAGCGCCTGCCCCGAGGGCGACAAGCGAAACTGTTCCAAGTACGGACGACTTTACACCTGGGCAGCAGCGCAAAAAGTTTGCCCCGAAGGCTGGAGCCTACCTGACCGTGAGGACTTTGAACAACTTATCGTAAACGTTGGCGGTACGGATCTTGCAAGCGGCATGGCAGTCGCAGGTGAAAAACTTAAGTCCACCAGCGGCTGGTTCAAGAAAGGCAACGGCTCCGACGAATTCGGCTTTAACGCCCTCCCTGCAGGGTACCGCCTGGGCGGCAGCGAAAATGCCACCGGAAAATTCGACGGCATCGGCGGCTATGCCCACCTCTGGACCGCATCGGAAACTCCCGACGGCCTCGCCCACTACCTTCTCCTCGATTTCAGCACCAAGGCCGCCAAGCTAAGCGCCTTCGGCAAAGACGAAGCACGATCCGTTAGGTGTGTGAAGTAA